In Marmota flaviventris isolate mMarFla1 chromosome 15, mMarFla1.hap1, whole genome shotgun sequence, a single window of DNA contains:
- the Klhl38 gene encoding kelch-like protein 38: MDDESPDELLFKDHSFSSDLLRQLNGLRQHRILTDVSICAGAWEVPCHRNVLASSSPYFRAMFCSNFRESSEAKVQLKGIDSPVLDWIVAYVYTGEVRIAADNVLALMEAASLLQYPRLFEACSSYLQSQLAPSNCLGMIRLSEILSCQTLKEKAREVALACFPEVATSADLKELCALELRDYLGDDGLCGEEEKVFEALMAWVKHDLQARKRYMQELFQQVRLQYVHPAFFHHFIANDALLQSSPACQTILERARRQMFSLYGSSAPDCKPLWHVPPRSSYQDFLILLGGRKDNQQTTREVLLYSSQTGQWQSLAKLPTRLYKASAVTLHRSIYLLGGMTVSGGKSLVSHNVYVFSLKLNQWRLGEPMLVARYSHRSIAHKNFIFSIGGLGEGQELLSSMERYDSICNVWESMANMPVGVLHPAVAAKDQRLYLFGGEDIMQNPVRLIQVYHISRNTWFKMETRMIKNVCAPAVVLGQRIVIVGGYTRRILAYDPQTNKFAKCADMKDRKMHHGATVMGNKLYVTGGRRLTTDCNIEDSASFDCYDPETDTWTSQGQLPHKLFDHACLTLQCIPHMTTHS; the protein is encoded by the exons ATGGACGACGAGTCGCCAGACGAGCTGCTCTTCAAAGACCACAGCTTCTCCTCGGATTTACTGAGGCAGCTCAATGGCTTAAGACAACACAGGATCCTGACGGATGTGAGCATCTGTGCCGGTGCCTGGGAGGTCCCCTGCCACCGCAACGTGCTGGCCTCCAGCAGCCCCTACTTTAGGGCCATGTTCTGCAGCAACTTCCGGGAGAGCAGTGAGGCCAAAGTCCAGCTGAAGGGCATCGACTCCCCGGTGCTGGACTGGATCGTGGCCTACGTGTACACCGGGGAAGTGCGCATCGCGGCCGACAACGTCCTCGCCCTGATGGAGGCGGCCTCTCTGCTGCAGTACCCCAGGCTGTTCGAGGCCTGCTCCTCCTACCTGCAGAGCCAGCTGGCCCCCAGCAACTGCCTGGGCATGATCAGACTCTCGGAAATCTTGAGTTGCCAGACCCTCAAGGAGAAAGCCAGGGAGGTGGCCCTGGCGTGTTTCCCTGAGGTGGCCACCTCCGCTGACCTGAAGGAGCTGTGCGCCTTGGAGTTGAGAGACTACCTCGGAGATGACGGGCTCTgcggggaggaggagaaggtgttCGAGGCCCTCATGGCTTGGGTCAAGCATGACCTCCAGGCCCGGAAGCGATACATGCAGGAACTGTTCCAGCAGGTGAGGCTTCAGTACGTCCACCCGGCCTTCTTCCACCACTTCATCGCCAACGATGCCCTCCTCCAGTCTTCGCCGGCCTGCCAGACCATCCTGGAGAGGGCCAGGAGGCAGATGTTTTCTCTGTATGGCTCCAGTGCCCCAGACTGCAAACCCCTGTGGCATGTCCCTCCAAGGAGCTCTTACCAAGACTTCCTCATCCTCCTGGGTGGAAGGAAGGACAACCAGCAGACCACCAGGGAGGTCCTGCTCTACAGCTCACAGACCGGCCAATGGCAGAGCCTGGCCAAGCTCCCCACCCGGCTATACAAGGCCTCGGCTGTCACCTTGCACCGCAGCATCTACCTGCTCGGGGGCATGACTGTCAGCGGGGGGAAGAGTCTGGTCAGTCACAATGTCTATGTCTTCTCCCTGAAACTCAACCAGTGGAGGCTCGGGGAGCCCATGCTGGTGGCCCGCTACTCCCACAGAAGCATTGCCCACAAGAACTTCATCTTCTCCATCGGGGGCCTTGGAGAAGGGCAGGAGCTCCTGAGCTCCATGGAGAGGTACGACAGCATCTGCAATGTCTGGGAGAGTATGGCCAACATGCCCGTGGGAGTTCTCCACCCTGCCGTTGCTGCGAAGGACCAAAGGCTCTACCTCTTTGGGGGAGAGGACATCATGCAGAACCCTGTGCGCCTTATCCAG GTTTATCACATTTCCAGAAACACGTGGTTCAAAATGGAGACGAGGATGATCAAGAACGTGTGCGCCCCTGCGGTGGTGCTTGGGCAGCGGATTGTCATTGTGGGAG GTTACACGAGGAGGATTCTTGCTTACGACCCTCAGACCAACAAATTTGCCAAATGTGCAGACATGAAAGACCGGAAAATGCACCACGGGGCCACGGTGATGGGGAACAAGCTCTATGTGACAGGCGGGCGGCGGCTGACTACGGACTGCAACATTGAGGACTCAGCCTCCTTTGACTGCTATGACCCTGAGACAGACACCTGGACGTCCCAGGGGCAGCTGCCTCACAAACTCTTCGACCATGCCTGCCTCACCCTCCAGTGCATACCCCACATGACCACCCATTCATGA